From Deltaproteobacteria bacterium, one genomic window encodes:
- a CDS encoding carbamoyltransferase, translating to MNILGISCWYHDSAAALVQDGRVVGAASEERFTRKKHDEEFPQNAVEYVLRTGGVSVKDLDAVIFYDKPFVKFERLLTTYLGSFPWSLPSFAKAMPVWIAKKLWIKSLIRKELDYNGELLFMEHHQSHAASAFLTSPFEKAAILCADGVGEWATTTFGEGEGNRFRIIREVRFPHSLGLLYSAFTYYLGFKVNSAEYKVMGLAPYGEPKYVDLIMDNLLDLRDDGSFQMNMDYFSYHKGLRMTNGKFDRLFGRPPRQREEDPLEQFHKDMAMSVQKVTEEAILRMARHLHRETGKEDLCMAGGVALNCVANGRLLREGPFRRIYVQPAAGDAGGALGAALFGWYTLLNKPRTPETFYPYTGPEYSDEEIQKHFDEKQAPYRKLSRDELVRETARLLDEEQAVIGWMQGKMEFGPRALGNRSILADPRRPDNRDRVNLKVKFRESFRPFAPIVLEEKAEEWFDLRGHKSPYMLHVCQVHPQKRTIPAVTHVDGSARIQTVSREMNPLVYDVLAEFDRRTGCPLLINTSYNVRSEPIVNSPEDAYRCFMATNIDYLVVGPYLLDKREQPEKNRVGKDWLETFELD from the coding sequence ATGAATATTCTGGGAATCTCCTGCTGGTATCACGATTCGGCTGCCGCGCTGGTGCAGGATGGCCGGGTTGTGGGGGCCGCGAGCGAGGAGCGCTTCACCCGCAAGAAGCACGACGAGGAGTTCCCGCAGAATGCCGTCGAGTACGTGCTCCGTACCGGCGGAGTTTCCGTCAAAGACCTCGACGCGGTGATCTTCTACGACAAGCCGTTCGTGAAGTTCGAGCGGCTCCTCACGACTTATCTCGGGTCGTTCCCCTGGTCGCTACCGTCATTCGCAAAGGCGATGCCGGTCTGGATAGCCAAGAAGCTCTGGATCAAGAGTCTCATCCGCAAGGAACTGGACTACAACGGCGAACTGCTGTTCATGGAACATCACCAGTCGCACGCGGCGAGCGCCTTTTTGACCTCCCCGTTTGAGAAGGCAGCCATCCTGTGCGCTGACGGCGTTGGCGAATGGGCCACGACCACCTTCGGTGAAGGCGAGGGAAACCGGTTCAGGATCATCCGGGAGGTGCGTTTCCCGCACTCGCTGGGGCTCCTGTATTCGGCCTTTACCTACTATCTGGGGTTCAAGGTGAATTCGGCCGAATACAAGGTGATGGGACTCGCGCCATACGGTGAGCCCAAATACGTCGATCTCATCATGGACAACCTCCTCGACCTCCGCGATGACGGGTCTTTCCAGATGAACATGGACTATTTTTCGTACCACAAGGGTCTGCGGATGACGAACGGGAAGTTCGACCGGCTGTTCGGCCGCCCGCCCCGCCAGCGTGAGGAAGACCCCCTGGAGCAGTTCCACAAGGACATGGCCATGAGCGTCCAGAAGGTAACCGAGGAGGCCATTCTCCGGATGGCCCGGCACCTGCATCGTGAAACCGGCAAGGAAGACCTGTGCATGGCCGGCGGCGTCGCGCTCAACTGCGTGGCGAACGGCCGGCTGCTCAGGGAAGGCCCCTTCCGCCGCATATATGTCCAGCCTGCGGCTGGCGATGCGGGCGGGGCGCTCGGCGCGGCCCTGTTTGGCTGGTACACGCTGCTCAACAAACCCCGCACACCGGAGACCTTCTACCCTTATACGGGACCGGAATACTCCGATGAGGAGATCCAGAAGCATTTCGATGAAAAGCAGGCCCCGTACCGCAAGCTGAGCCGTGATGAACTTGTCCGTGAAACGGCCCGGCTGCTGGACGAGGAACAGGCCGTCATCGGCTGGATGCAGGGGAAGATGGAGTTCGGTCCGAGGGCGCTCGGCAACCGGTCGATTCTCGCCGACCCGCGCCGGCCCGATAACCGGGACCGGGTGAACCTCAAGGTGAAGTTCCGCGAGAGTTTCCGGCCGTTCGCACCGATCGTTCTGGAAGAGAAAGCCGAGGAGTGGTTCGATCTCCGGGGGCACAAATCGCCGTACATGCTGCACGTCTGCCAGGTCCACCCCCAGAAGCGGACGATACCGGCGGTGACCCATGTGGACGGTTCCGCCCGGATCCAGACAGTCTCGCGGGAGATGAATCCGCTTGTTTATGACGTGCTGGCCGAGTTCGACCGCCGTACCGGCTGCCCTCTGTTGATCAATACCAGCTACAACGTGCGATCCGAGCCGATCGTCAACTCGCCGGAGGACGCCTACCGGTGCTTCATGGCCACCAATATCGACTATCTCGTGGTGGGGCCGTATCTGCTCGACAAGCGGGAGCAGCCGGAGAAGAACCGGGTGGGCAAGGACTGGCTCGAAACCTTTGAGCTCGATTAA
- a CDS encoding SDR family NAD(P)-dependent oxidoreductase encodes MPPGPKPFTLFQKLLRLAGAFLQWRSIGAERRDLSGRTILVTGGARGIGAEVVRTLALWNAQVILACRDGAQGEKLRAEILAEHPGARITVLDGSDTADLEGMVRLAGRVKDALGGGALDGLVLNAGIAGRRWGTSPQGHELHVATNVLGHHLLANLLLDDLAKSGAGRIVHVTGDIYVLAGDCTLDFRYKDRLATLAYARSKLGVSWNALSMQEHVAARRLAVSCVAVHPGVVASGLVNGGEILKRLFLITPAKSAQSIVHALTGGGIRGGDYIHNVRGKMALPANDPVLQEEKRRRFWDECNRACSPWL; translated from the coding sequence ATGCCGCCCGGTCCCAAGCCGTTCACACTTTTCCAGAAGCTCCTGCGGCTTGCGGGGGCCTTTCTCCAGTGGCGCAGCATCGGCGCGGAGCGGCGCGACCTTTCGGGGCGCACGATCCTCGTGACCGGCGGCGCACGGGGGATCGGCGCCGAGGTGGTGCGGACACTCGCCCTGTGGAACGCGCAGGTAATCCTTGCCTGCCGGGACGGGGCGCAGGGTGAAAAACTCCGTGCGGAGATACTCGCGGAGCATCCCGGCGCCCGGATCACGGTACTCGACGGATCCGATACGGCCGACCTTGAGGGGATGGTCCGGCTCGCGGGCCGGGTGAAGGACGCCCTTGGCGGCGGGGCGCTGGACGGCCTTGTCCTCAATGCCGGGATCGCCGGGCGGCGCTGGGGCACAAGCCCTCAGGGGCATGAGCTGCACGTCGCCACCAATGTGCTCGGCCATCACCTGCTGGCGAATCTTCTGCTTGACGATCTTGCGAAGTCCGGCGCGGGCCGGATCGTTCATGTGACCGGCGACATCTACGTGCTCGCCGGGGACTGCACGCTGGATTTCCGGTACAAGGACCGGCTTGCCACCCTTGCCTATGCGCGCTCCAAGCTGGGAGTGTCGTGGAATGCCCTCTCGATGCAGGAACACGTCGCGGCGCGGCGCCTTGCGGTCAGTTGCGTGGCAGTCCACCCCGGCGTCGTCGCCAGCGGACTTGTGAACGGAGGAGAAATCCTGAAGCGGCTCTTTCTCATCACGCCCGCGAAAAGCGCCCAGAGCATCGTTCATGCGCTGACCGGCGGCGGGATCCGGGGCGGCGACTACATCCATAACGTCCGGGGGAAGATGGCGCTGCCAGCCAACGACCCGGTGCTCCAGGAGGAAAAGCGCCGCCGGTTCTGGGACGAATGCAACCGGGCCTGCTCCCCGTGGCTTTGA
- a CDS encoding alpha/beta fold hydrolase, which produces MKSGSLQVSGRLLEYDISGPAHDFGFVFVHGLGSDRRGDKARYFAEFFGQRGFGYAALDTTGHGGSEGEIRTLTLTRQIDDLAGFLGYIRRKEEWTGRVVLIGSSLGGLTSAWTSVEEPEGIAGLALIAPAFRFVDNIMAGVGERRVREWRDTNSLRIESPWLKLDFTWDLAADWQGYGHDSLASRLRVPALILHGTRDEQVPVDDSRRVAAASGGRVKLVEIPGGDHRLTDHKEKLAQEILAFVRRELGWPEPSRAG; this is translated from the coding sequence ATGAAGTCCGGTTCCCTGCAGGTAAGCGGCCGGCTGCTCGAATACGACATCAGCGGGCCGGCGCATGATTTCGGCTTTGTCTTTGTGCACGGGCTGGGTTCGGACCGCCGCGGCGACAAGGCCCGCTACTTCGCCGAATTTTTCGGCCAGCGGGGCTTTGGCTATGCGGCGCTCGACACGACCGGTCACGGGGGTTCCGAAGGGGAAATACGCACGCTGACACTGACCCGGCAGATTGACGATCTGGCGGGCTTTCTCGGCTACATCCGCCGGAAAGAAGAGTGGACCGGCCGGGTGGTGCTGATCGGCTCCTCGCTCGGCGGGCTCACGTCGGCCTGGACGTCCGTCGAGGAGCCAGAGGGAATCGCTGGTCTGGCACTGATCGCCCCGGCCTTCCGGTTCGTTGACAACATCATGGCGGGTGTCGGTGAGCGCCGCGTGCGCGAGTGGCGCGACACCAACAGCCTGCGGATCGAGAGCCCGTGGCTCAAGCTCGATTTTACGTGGGATCTCGCCGCCGACTGGCAGGGCTACGGGCACGACTCCCTGGCTTCCCGGCTGAGGGTGCCCGCCCTCATCCTGCACGGAACGAGGGACGAGCAGGTGCCGGTGGACGATTCCCGCCGGGTGGCTGCCGCCTCTGGCGGGCGGGTGAAGCTGGTCGAGATTCCCGGCGGCGACCACCGCCTGACCGACCACAAGGAGAAACTCGCCCAGGAGATACTCGCCTTTGTCCGGCGTGAGCTGGGGTGGCCCGAGCCGTCGAGGGCGGGCTAG
- a CDS encoding NmrA family NAD(P)-binding protein — protein sequence MTSAGKTVLVTAGNGNQARSVIPRLAKAGFRVRAMRRVDRPPPGPKELGAEEVVVGDACSAEDAFRAMQGVHAVYHVGPSFHPKEREMGFNMIGQAARAGVRHFIFSSVLHPILTGLPQHEIKRDIEEKLVESGMNFTILQPADYMQMVAWGVIPHQSMFLLGWNLDRRQALVDLDDVADVLVKVITEGETHYGATYELCSGENLSAHDIARSLSEAFARPFKAMQFQHNYSQPMPFILGDYDREHSLHQMSVFKVVNEWYDRHDFIGNSQVLRLLLGRSPSTFAAFARRRYNLSA from the coding sequence ATGACCAGCGCAGGCAAGACGGTTCTCGTGACGGCTGGGAACGGCAACCAGGCGCGTTCGGTCATTCCGCGGCTGGCGAAGGCGGGCTTCCGGGTGAGAGCCATGCGCCGCGTCGACCGTCCGCCGCCGGGGCCCAAGGAGCTGGGAGCGGAGGAAGTCGTCGTCGGCGACGCCTGCAGTGCCGAGGATGCCTTCAGGGCCATGCAGGGTGTCCATGCCGTCTATCATGTGGGCCCCTCGTTCCATCCAAAGGAGCGGGAGATGGGCTTCAACATGATCGGGCAGGCGGCGCGGGCCGGCGTCCGGCACTTCATCTTCAGCTCGGTGCTGCATCCGATTCTCACCGGGCTGCCGCAGCACGAGATCAAGCGCGACATCGAGGAAAAACTGGTCGAGTCGGGCATGAACTTCACGATCCTCCAGCCGGCCGACTACATGCAGATGGTCGCCTGGGGCGTCATCCCCCACCAGTCGATGTTTCTCCTGGGCTGGAATCTCGACAGGCGCCAGGCCCTCGTCGATCTCGACGACGTGGCCGACGTGCTGGTGAAGGTCATCACCGAAGGCGAGACGCACTACGGGGCGACCTACGAGCTGTGCAGCGGCGAGAACCTTTCGGCCCACGACATCGCCCGGTCCCTGTCGGAGGCGTTCGCCCGCCCGTTCAAGGCGATGCAGTTCCAGCACAACTACAGCCAGCCCATGCCGTTCATCCTGGGGGACTACGACCGGGAGCACAGCCTTCACCAGATGTCGGTTTTCAAGGTCGTGAACGAGTGGTACGACCGCCACGACTTCATCGGAAACAGCCAGGTGCTGCGCCTCCTGCTCGGCCGCAGCCCTTCCACCTTCGCCGCTTTCGCCCGCCGCCGCTACAACCTGAGTGCCTGA
- a CDS encoding ribulose-phosphate 3-epimerase, which yields MARRQRKIAPSLLSADFTRLGEEVRAVEAGGADLIHFDVMDGHFVPNITVGPLVLAAVRKVTKLPLDAHLMIENPDVYIPEFAKAGANRISVHVENTPHLHRTLQLIRSHGAMPAVVLNPATPLAALEHLWSEIGMVLLMSVNPGFGGQSFIPSVAEKIRRCRELIDRHNPAVELEVDGGIKADNVEQVCGDAVDIVVAGSAVFESPDYSSTIRRLKGAG from the coding sequence ATGGCCCGCCGCCAGCGGAAAATAGCTCCCAGCCTCCTGTCGGCCGACTTCACGCGGCTCGGCGAGGAGGTGCGCGCCGTCGAGGCGGGCGGAGCCGACCTTATCCACTTCGATGTCATGGATGGCCACTTCGTCCCGAACATCACCGTAGGCCCGCTCGTTCTCGCCGCCGTCCGCAAGGTAACGAAGCTGCCGCTCGACGCGCACCTCATGATCGAGAATCCCGACGTCTACATCCCCGAGTTCGCAAAGGCCGGAGCCAACCGGATCAGCGTCCACGTGGAGAACACGCCGCACCTCCACCGCACGCTCCAGCTCATCCGCAGCCACGGCGCCATGCCGGCGGTGGTGCTGAACCCGGCGACGCCGCTCGCCGCCCTGGAGCACCTGTGGAGCGAGATCGGCATGGTGCTCCTCATGTCAGTCAATCCCGGCTTTGGCGGCCAGAGCTTCATCCCCTCCGTGGCGGAGAAGATACGCAGGTGCCGGGAACTCATTGACCGGCACAACCCGGCCGTCGAACTGGAGGTGGACGGCGGCATCAAGGCGGACAATGTGGAGCAGGTTTGCGGCGACGCGGTGGACATCGTCGTGGCCGGTTCGGCGGTATTTGAAAGTCCGGATTATTCGTCTACGATCCGCCGCCTCAAAGGGGCCGGCTGA
- a CDS encoding SGNH/GDSL hydrolase family protein, which translates to MARGTALADANAAKHPVRRRVLFGLAAMLGSTLLLLLVLEGFFRIAAPQDAALSVDTSIRMIEPAGLESPYAGDPDRGLVLRPNVRFINSAPEFSVTVQTNSDGYRAPEFGPLLDTGKPVVVVTGDSFVWGHGVEESGRAFDLVANSLGDHIWLNLGVPGTGTDQHLLHWRRHGEALKARLVVEVVYPNDLIDILQEFRYFPKPRFVLNGDGGLDLVPARESSRTVPRLLPVDRFLRNRSHLYAFFKGRLRSLRASGEARGRYDDVLMLYRKERPEVLDSALRLLKAILSLYAAEVRATGAQFAVVVVPHKWEMQTSGRYVKDDWGRTVELMRLNPDEFDLWALDRGLKSWGAVENVPVLGLLEHLIRREAGDTWVYFPRDGHWTAAGNRIVAETFVSEFWPGLRPQPVEEGQ; encoded by the coding sequence ATGGCCCGCGGAACTGCGCTGGCGGACGCCAATGCGGCGAAGCATCCCGTGCGGCGGCGGGTCCTTTTTGGTCTGGCCGCCATGCTGGGAAGCACGCTTCTCCTGCTGCTCGTGCTGGAGGGATTTTTCCGGATCGCCGCTCCCCAGGACGCGGCACTGTCCGTGGACACCAGCATCCGCATGATCGAGCCAGCCGGCCTGGAGAGTCCATACGCCGGTGATCCGGACCGGGGACTGGTCCTACGGCCCAATGTCAGGTTCATCAACTCTGCGCCGGAGTTCTCGGTCACAGTCCAAACCAATTCGGATGGTTACCGGGCCCCGGAGTTCGGGCCGCTTCTGGATACCGGCAAGCCGGTGGTGGTTGTCACCGGGGATTCGTTTGTGTGGGGGCACGGCGTGGAAGAGTCCGGGCGGGCCTTCGATCTGGTGGCGAATAGCCTTGGTGACCACATCTGGCTGAACCTGGGCGTGCCGGGGACCGGTACCGATCAGCATCTGCTTCACTGGCGGCGGCATGGAGAGGCACTGAAGGCCCGGCTCGTGGTCGAAGTGGTCTATCCCAATGACCTGATCGATATCCTCCAGGAGTTCCGGTATTTCCCCAAGCCCCGGTTTGTGCTGAACGGGGATGGTGGCCTGGACCTTGTTCCGGCACGGGAGAGCAGTCGTACGGTGCCCAGACTGCTTCCGGTTGACCGTTTCCTCAGAAACCGCTCTCACCTGTACGCGTTCTTCAAGGGCCGGTTGCGGAGTCTCCGCGCTTCCGGTGAAGCGCGGGGCCGTTACGATGACGTGCTGATGCTGTACCGGAAGGAACGCCCCGAGGTGCTGGACTCCGCGCTCCGGCTTCTCAAGGCCATCCTGTCCCTTTATGCTGCCGAAGTCCGCGCCACGGGGGCGCAGTTCGCGGTCGTGGTCGTTCCCCACAAGTGGGAGATGCAGACCAGTGGCCGTTACGTGAAGGATGACTGGGGGCGGACGGTCGAACTCATGAGGCTGAACCCGGACGAGTTCGACCTCTGGGCGCTGGACCGCGGGCTGAAATCCTGGGGAGCCGTGGAAAACGTGCCGGTGCTTGGCCTTCTGGAACACCTGATCCGCCGCGAGGCCGGAGACACCTGGGTATATTTCCCAAGGGATGGGCACTGGACGGCCGCCGGAAACCGGATCGTGGCCGAGACATTCGTCAGCGAGTTCTGGCCCGGACTCCGGCCGCAGCCAGTGGAGGAAGGCCAATGA